A window of the Miscanthus floridulus cultivar M001 chromosome 14, ASM1932011v1, whole genome shotgun sequence genome harbors these coding sequences:
- the LOC136504910 gene encoding xylan O-acetyltransferase 3-like, translating into MAKPPPPTSTSDLALPTTTTTSSAPKPSSRPAPARLLAPLTASARSLLASARRSPVTTLAAAFFLLALVMYGEDARTIAELSIDDYLYPDANLYNVSGLPPLALPPPTCDLSRGRWVFDNVSVPAYREKDCTFLTKQVTCLANGRTDDMWQYWRWQPNDCSLPTFDARRFMEAMRGKRLMFVGDSLNRNQWESLVCLVQPILSKGRKKIVKRGSFKTFYAKEYRATLEFYWAPFLVESNSDNPNFHSIKERIISPERIESHAKNWKDVDYLIFNTYIWWMNNADIKVRRPNSKYWSENDEVPRIEAYGQVFKTWSDWLNDNIDPARTSVFFMTISSPHLSPQNWGNPDGIKCVKETLPYQNYSQPLDLYHDMRLYDLVVNVARSMEKVPVSVIDITKMSDYRKDAHTGLYTFRQGKLLTPKQKEDPEKSADCIHWCLPGVPDVWNQILYTRILSKSS; encoded by the exons ATGGCGAAACCACCGCCAcccacctccacctccgacctcgcgctcccaaccaccaccaccacctcgtcgGCCCCCAAGCCGTCGTCCCGCCCCGCCCCAGCTCGCCTCCTCGCCCCACTCACCGCCTCCGCGCGCTCCCTCCTCGCCTCGGCGCGGCGCTCCCCGGTGACCACGCTCGCCgccgccttcttcctcctcgcgctCGTCATGTACGGCGAGGACGCGCGCACCATCGCCGAGCTCTCCATCGACGACTACCTCTACCCGGACGCCAACCTCTACAACGTCTCCGGCCTGCCGCCCCTCGCGCTGCCGCCGCCCACCTGCGACCTCTCCCGCGGCCGCTGGGTCTTCGACAACGTCTCCGTCCCGGCGTACCGGGAGAAGGACTGCACCTTCCTCACCAAGCAGGTCACCTGCCTCGCCAACGGCCGCACCGACGATATGTGGCAGTACTGGAGATGGCAGCCCAACGACTGCTCCCTCCCCAC GTTCGACGCCCGGAGATTCATGGAGGCGATGCGCGGGAAGCGGCTGATGTTCGTGGGGGACTCGCTGAACCGGAACCAGTGGGAGTCGCTGGTGTGTCTGGTGCAGCCCATCCTGTCCAAGGGCAGGAAGAAGATCGTCAAGCGGGGCTCCTTCAAAACCTTCTACGCCAAGGAGTACCGCGCCACGCTCGAGTTCTACTGGGCGCCCTTCCTCGTCGAGTCCAACTCGGACAACCCCAACTTCCACAGCATCAAGGAACGGATCATCAGTCCCGAGCGGATCGAGAGCCACGCTAAGAACTGGAAGGATGTTGACTACCTCATCTTCAACACCTACATCTGGTGGATGAACAACGCCGACATCAAAGTCAG GAGACCGAATTCGAAGTATTGGTCTGAGAACGACGAGGTTCCCAGGATTGAGGCGTATGGCCAGGTGTTCAAGACGTGGTCAGATTGGCTCAATGACAACATCGATCCTGCCCGGACGTCCGTTTTCTTCATGACGATTTCTTCTCCTCACCTCAG CCCACAGAATTGGGGAAACCCGGATGGGATCAAGTGCGTGAAGGAGACGCTTCCGTATCAGAACTACAGCCAACCCCTGGATCTTTACCACGACATGCGGTTGTATGACCTAGTGGTCAATGTGGCCAGGTCCATGGAGAAGGTCCCAGTGTCAGTGATCGATATCACAAAGATGTCAGATTACCGGAAGGACGCCCACACGGGCCTGTACACCTTCCGGCAAGGGAAGCTGCTGACGCCTAAGCAGAAGGAAGATCCAGAGAAGTCCGCGGACTGCATCCACTGGTGCCTTCCTGGCGTGCCAGACGTGTGGAACCAAATACTCTACACGAGGATTCTTTCGAAATCATCATAG